The DNA segment AAAGGCCAAGGGCTCTCCCACAGGAGTCCTGGGAAGTGGGGCCGCCCGGGATCTGTGTGGATGGGCTCACCGAATATGCCTGCAGTGCAAGGGGGGAAAGCCCGGGCGCACAGTGCTGTTGGGCACGCTCACTTTGAAATGCAAGGAAACATGCCAAGACGCACCAGAGTGTGGCCAGGTTCCTGCAAGACACCAGCAGGAAATGCTGGTGATAATCCCAGCAAGAGAAAGCTGAGCACATCCAAGCTCAGGTCTTTGAGCGCCCCGGCCTCCAGGGAGGGTGCCCGGGATAAAAATGAGCAGCAGGCTGCCTCTGGGCCACCGAGGCATGTCTCTACCTTGCCCAGAGCTCCCAAACAACAAGTACGGTGCGGCAGCCTAGAGATCCGGGCTATTGGAGCCCAAAGGAAGACCACCCTCCCAGAGAACGAGGAGGACCCCGGCCGGGGGACCCCGAAACCAGACTCAAAGGGAGCATCGGCAGCCTGCATGCCTCCAATCCCGAGGCTACGAAGATCTCTCCGCATTGCTACCCGGAAAAGGAAGATCCATGTGCTGTGTGCACAATGCGGGCTCCCAGAATTGGCAACTAAGATGCACTCAAAGGCAACTAACACCGGGGTCAAGAGGAGAGCGGCTGGAGTTCAAGAAGACCGCCAAGCCACCAACGTGGCTTCTGCTCAAGAGCCGAGTACCATCGAACGAGGCATGCTGGTCTGGTTCAAATTCCAGGACCTTCCTTTCTGGCCGGCGGTGGTCAAGAGTGTCAGCAAAAACGACAAGATGGCGAGGGTGCTGTTGATCGAGGGCAACATGCAGTTTGAGCACAGGGGTGTCAGAGTCCCTCTCCGCAAGCTGAAGCACCTGGACTGTGGAGCAAAATTATCGCTCCTGCGGAGAGCCAGCAGAGTGTACAGCCAGGGCATCAGCTGGTGCCTCTCAGTGATTGACCACTACAAAGAAGACCTTGCCTGTGGCTCCTTCCTGGGCTCCTTTATGGACTACTACACCTCCCAAGCCAGTTATCCGCTAAGGAGAGCCATCCAAGAGGGCGACCTGCACATTGATTTCCCCAAGGTGAGCTATGCCGACTTGGAAgattgggaggaggagacagccCTGGGTGGGAAGGGGCCCCGCAAGAAACTCCTGCCTGACCGCATGAGGGCCGCTTGGGACAGAGCCAACCAGAAGCTAGTAGACTTCATCGTGAAGAGAAAGGGGGCCGACCAGCACCTGCGGGACATTGTGAAGGGCAGGAAACCGTCCAGGTGGCTGGACGACCTTTGGAAATCAAAGAGGGAAGTCTTCTGCATTGAGACCTACCTGGAGGATGAGGACCAGTTGCATCTCGTGGCCAGACACTTGCAAGAAATATCCAAGGAAGCGGATGAGGCCCTGCTCTCGCTGGCAAGAGGAGACAAAGTCCGGTTTACCATGGAGGTTCTTCTTCCAGAAGCAATCATCTGCTCCATCGCTGCCCTCGACGAGCTTAGCTACAAGGAGGCAGAAGAGAAGTACCTGCGTGGCCCACCCGTGCACTACCGTGAAAAAGAGCTCTTTGACAAGACCATCCTAAAGGCTGCCCGGATGAGGTCAGCATCCAGGATTCGGGCTGCCAGGAACCCCTCTGCACCCTCTCCTTAGAAGGGAGCTTCCTCCTTTCAGCCATCACCCCTGCAGCTCCACCTCCAAAAGAGGACCATCTGGGAGACTCTGGGGTTTGCTATGGCCACTGTGAAAGCTCCTCACTGCACACgtttctcccctcccacccacccacccacccacaccctcgAAATAAATGTTCATGTCCATGCTTGACGGTGCAGATGTCCACATCGGCTCGACAATTCCTGTAAGCTTCAGGCCAGGCCTAGCCCTCTTTAGCCTGTGCCCAAGGCGCGGTGGGGGCGCCTCTCTGGAACGTCACCAGCCATGGGTGGAGTATTAGCTAGCTATGCACAGCCTTGCACTCTCTGCACGGACCCCACGCACCCAGACAGCACACCAGG comes from the Peromyscus maniculatus bairdii isolate BWxNUB_F1_BW_parent chromosome X, HU_Pman_BW_mat_3.1, whole genome shotgun sequence genome and includes:
- the LOC143271031 gene encoding putative PWWP domain-containing DNA repair factor 4, whose translation is MDSAEYVLCGWKGQLWPARVLSRPGTSAHRKRRGASFLEVQILPVGEKTRVRSTEARPLTKSETVTIASLAGKESQGKSSPRQTRAYRKALKVALDVLGEGTCLYQGGRAGGRRTSTAAPKVPKEQASSSPRQRLHLQGRNQKGQGLSHRSPGKWGRPGSVWMGSPNMPAVQGGKARAHSAVGHAHFEMQGNMPRRTRVWPGSCKTPAGNAGDNPSKRKLSTSKLRSLSAPASREGARDKNEQQAASGPPRHVSTLPRAPKQQVRCGSLEIRAIGAQRKTTLPENEEDPGRGTPKPDSKGASAACMPPIPRLRRSLRIATRKRKIHVLCAQCGLPELATKMHSKATNTGVKRRAAGVQEDRQATNVASAQEPSTIERGMLVWFKFQDLPFWPAVVKSVSKNDKMARVLLIEGNMQFEHRGVRVPLRKLKHLDCGAKLSLLRRASRVYSQGISWCLSVIDHYKEDLACGSFLGSFMDYYTSQASYPLRRAIQEGDLHIDFPKVSYADLEDWEEETALGGKGPRKKLLPDRMRAAWDRANQKLVDFIVKRKGADQHLRDIVKGRKPSRWLDDLWKSKREVFCIETYLEDEDQLHLVARHLQEISKEADEALLSLARGDKVRFTMEVLLPEAIICSIAALDELSYKEAEEKYLRGPPVHYREKELFDKTILKAARMRSASRIRAARNPSAPSP